From one Suricata suricatta isolate VVHF042 chromosome 8, meerkat_22Aug2017_6uvM2_HiC, whole genome shotgun sequence genomic stretch:
- the MFAP2 gene encoding microfibrillar-associated protein 2, with protein MRAACLFLLFLPAGLLAQAQYDLDPLPPFPDHVQYTHYSDQIDNPDYYDYQEVTPRPPAEQFQSQQQVQQEVIPAPTPAPGNLETEPTEPGPLDCREEQYPCTRLYSIHKPCKQCLNEVCFYSLRRVYVVNKEICVRTVCAHEELLRADLCRDKFSKCGVMASSGLCHSVAASCARSCGGC; from the exons ATGAGAGCTGcctgcctcttcctgctcttcctgCCTG CTGGCCTGCTGGCTCAGGCCCAATACGACCTAGACCCTCTGCCTCCGTTCCCGGACCATGTCCAGTACACCCACTATAGTGACCAGATAG ACAACCCGGACTACTATGATTATCAAG AGGTGACTCCTCGGCCCCCCGCGGAGCAGTTCCAGTCCCAGCAGCAAGTCCAGCAGGAAGTCAtcccggcccccaccccag CACCAggaaatttggagacagagccCACGGAGCCTGGGCCTCTGG ACTGCCGCGAGGAACAGTACCCGTGCACCCGCCTCTACTCCATCCACAAGCCTTGCAAACAGTGTCTCAACGAGGTCTGCTTCTAcag CCTCCGCCGCGTGTATGTGGTCAACAAGGAGATCTGTGTTCGCACAGTGTGTGCCCACGAGGAGCTCCTCCGAG CTGACCTATGTCGGGACAAGTTCTCCAAATGTGGCGTGATGGCCAGCAGCGGCCTGTGTCATTCCGTGGCGGCCTCCTGTGCGAGGAGCTGCGGGGGCTGCTAG